A single genomic interval of Sceloporus undulatus isolate JIND9_A2432 ecotype Alabama chromosome 2, SceUnd_v1.1, whole genome shotgun sequence harbors:
- the LOC121923567 gene encoding peripheral-type benzodiazepine receptor-associated protein 1-like, whose amino-acid sequence MTRDSPASGGGSGGGGPSPPLGTSHSSPRSRASSQPNSGGGGGVGSGQPPSSSSCSHEDHRRELEALRSELEAERLRSQENRRRFSLEARELRETAERERQRLSDQLRSKWEQQRARELHQMKEEGMREREAEIRQLLRWKEAELREAQELLQRERDSAMRHARELQRQLAEELVNRGGGPKSGGGGPGPGLSSEGRAKLQEVLGKLRWEVDSEQAIRIRHLKAELELERSLFLKYILQRFEGDQASTLGGPQRATNKQASSNSSGPKPAKRRPRSLESLVAACCAASKSRSVDSNLNHQCQSPEEQQQQEALLLQQEENNVESKADCSQKQQLVPGNALDKEALLEDSAKQDESEDAPPEGKVNVLRPLDVAKDQPQQELQTPEWLSGSNYDRLMRQNADLLEALAGLEQRCTHLKEENSLLRKSSFPEMKDKVKRLKRKNAELASIAKRLEERAKRLQESSLRIGHGPIPLAMSCSDMDLYKTSFARQRAKDLSEQAGVLFTKDKQLDALQRECWELHAKLSASKESSSLLNIYDFDRLLRESQREILRLQRQIMLKNLRESLQQSKVSSDYTGNIQEIPLETHLQDTSFPKQVSQAENTFVKNTELELQPAGNGTQNDGNSLLQTDSDSVYHLQVLKEKLSEKSKQCETLEHEMEEKQKRYDDLELQLKEVLKENVRITEENSQLQKKNEWIEKIENENAEIKMKLIQATDDRNSAVQSTKGLESKVENLEQVINNLKEIAERRQQLASKHEETLLVLQKKEEEIRQLQKIQTETKRENEEAVQLLQHQVKELENQCHSQTKHFDLLAQELQNKKSGSLKAELFHAIYSSTSIICQEKWNDDSCHNFHHGKNINDKDSASIDCTGLPQTAKELESHSDSSESDSKQNNSKSSFNQEEDIVGEAEELETDTVSINFEQENPGPAKLRVFLARYSYDPFDGPNKNPEAELPLTAGEYVYICGDMDEDGFYEGELMDGRRGMVPSNLVEEVSGNDLISFVPSEATDISYRCCHEIGCPCQNASSEEKSDSPDEDVCVNLLSNGLGRGPCGDQTAVPYPQNLTLIRQSAKSIVIGWDPPPILDNCGEVHSYNIYINGDLCCNVKPSSQMKAVIENLDLKSRSYRISVQSVTDKGNSDKFQCTFLIGNSFHISPTHLEIRDYTATSAEITWLPSNSNYNHTIYLNEKEYDITKAGIYWYTFRNLKPNNQYNIKVETRAPHEELFPRGHLEQKSSVITFTTLLAGPPNAPLDVQVQPSSSAGFLIISWLPVTIDKVGSSNGVKVTGYAIYINGKKVTQVMSPTAGSVSLAASQLLMFHGSWKVSVRTLSPFGESVDSVPALIPPVLLHIPHSLLSKPVPCLQAPESEDGPFYSHLPSADNNFTIHFTSNCKEPDTAIPGNITQNQGSSSVRSTSHRARSGDKGYSNPPTSLWKQSSEHVFPALGCGESANSVKAASHVFAEDTQKEWSEENLHGRNPTFKSQPDSKKIRVYPVTQFSNMTANDSPLQHYPENSGAGSWSPESGVFSKEFIPKKGLFKKKPIKQRKQLCKELSNLKVSKIEMEQVSRAESWKSLLGDHNYSSDLSDIEKEEKDRVKYDGQGTERLQERPTSLIELTKEDIITLALRKSQTTSSVPNSSTQRSLIFGDTFNDDSERLFVALFDYDPVITSPNSEAAREELSFKEGQILKVIGDKDDKGFYRGECEEKQGYIPCHLVSEIYIESKEVKKHLLKKRYIMDENLETG is encoded by the exons ATGACTAGAGACAGTCCCGCCTCAGGCGGAGGCAGTGGCGGTGGCgggccttctcctcctttgggtACGTCCCACTCATCCCCTCGCAGCAGGGCCTCGTCCCAACCcaacagtggaggaggaggaggagttggaagTGGCCAGCCACCATCTTCCTCCTCATGTTCCCACGAGGACCACCGCCGTGAGCTGGAGGCGCTCCGTTCAGAGCTGGAGGCCGAGCGCCTCCGCTCTCAGGAGAACCGCCGCCGCTTCTCCCTGGAGGCCCGTGAGCTGCGCGAGACAGCCGAGCGAGAGCGTCAGCGCCTGTCTGACCAGCTCCGCTCCAAGTGGGAGCAGCAGCGGGCCCGTGAGCTCCACCAGATGAAGGAGGAAGGGATGAGAGAGCGTGAGGCTGAGATCCGGCAGCTCCTCCGCTGGAAGGAGGCTGAGCTCAGGGAGGCCCAGGAGCTGCTCCAGAGGGAGAGGGACTCCGCCATGCGACACGCGCGTGAACTCCAACGCCAGTTGGCCGAGGAGTTAGTCAACCGAGGAGGAGGCCcaaaaagtggaggaggaggcccagggcCTGGCCTGAGCAGCGAAGGTCGCGCCAAGCTCCAAGAAGTCCTGGGCAAGCTCCGCTGGGAGGTCGACAGCGAGCAGGCCATCCGTATTCGCCACCTCAAAGCCGAGCTGGAGCTGGAGAGGAGCCTCTTCCTCAAGTACATCCTCCAGCGCTTCGAAGGGGACCAGGCCTCGACACTGGGGGGCCCTCAGAGAGCCACCAACAAACAGGCCTCTTCTAACAGTAGCGGCCCCAAACCAGCCAAGCGTAGGCCTCGGTCCCTGGAGAGCCTGGTGGCTGCCTGTTGCGCAGCTTCTAAATCCCGCTCTGTGGACAGCAACCTGAACCACCAGTGCCAGTCCCCTGAAGAGCAACAACAGCAGGAGGCCTTGCTCCTCCAGCAAGAAGAGAACAACGTGGAGAGCAAGGCCGACTGCTCCCAGAAGCAGCAGTTGGTGCCTGGGAATGCTTTGGACAAAGAGGCGCTCTTGGAGGACTCGGCTAAACAGGATGAGTCTGAGGACGCACCCCCAGAAGGGAAAGTTAATGTCTTAAGGCCTTTGGATGTTGCTAAGGATCAGCCACAGCAGGAGCTCCAGACCCCGGAGTGGCTGTCAGGCAGCAATTATGACCGGCTGATGAGGCAGAACGCAGACCTCTTGGAAGCTCTGGCAGGTCTGGAGCAAAGGTGCACCCATCTCAAGGAGGAGAACAGCCTGCTGAGGAAAAGCAGCTTCCCTGAAATGAAGGACAAAGTGAAGCGGCTGAAGAGGAAGAACGCTGAGCTGGCAAGCATCGCCAAGAGGCTGGAGGAAAGGGCCAAGAGACTCCAAGAATCCAGCCTCAGAATCGGCCATGGCCCAATCCCCTTGGCCATGAGTTGCTCGGATATGGACCTGTACAAGACTTCCTTTGCTCGGCAGCGGGCCAAAGACCTGAGTGAGCAAGCTGGTGTCCTGTTTACTAAAGACAAACAGTTGGACGCCTTACAGAGAGAATGTTGGGAGCTGCATGCCAAACTGTCTGCAAGCAAGGAGAGCAGCTCTTTGCTCAACATCTATGATTTTGATCGCTTGCTGAGAGAATCTCAGAGAGAAATCCTGCGATTACAGAGACAGATTATGCTTAAGAATCTGAGGGAATCTCTCCAGCAGTCTAAAGTGAGTTCAGATTATACTGGTAACATACAGGAAATACCGTTAGAGACACATTTGCAGGACACATCTTTTCCAAAGCAGGTATCACAAGCAGAGAATACATTTGTAAAAAACACAGAATTGGAATTGCAGCCAGCTGGAAATGGCACTCAGAACGATGGAAACAGCCTTTTACAAACAGATTCAGATAGTGTATATCACTTACAAGTATTAAAAGAGAAGCTTTCTGAAAAAAGCAAACAGTGTGAAACTCTTGAACACGAAATGGAGGAAAAGCAAAAGAGATATGACGATCTGGAATTGCAGCTTAAAGAAGTATTGAAGGAAAATGTCAGGATTACTGAGGAAAACTCTCAACTCCAAAAGAAGAATGAATGGATAGAGAAgattgaaaatgaaaatgctgaAATCAAGATGAAATTGATTCAGGCAACTGATGATCGCAATTCTGCTGTCCAGTCAACTAAGGGACTTGAAAGCAAAGTGGAGAATTTAGAACAGGTAATTAACAACTTGAAAGAGATAGCGGAAAGACGACAACAGTTAGCATCCAAACATGAGGAAACCTTATTAGTGctacagaagaaagaggaagaaatacgtcagctccagaaaatccaaacagaaacaaaaagagaaaatgaagaagcAGTACAACTACTTCAACATCAagtaaaagaattagaaaaccaATGTCATAGTCAGACTAAACACTTTGATCTTTTGGCTCAAGAACTGCAGAATAAGAAATCTGGATCTCTGAAAGCAGAGTTATTTCATGCAATTTACAGTTCTACATCCATAATCTGCCAAGAAAAATGGAACGACGATAGCTGTCACAATTTCCACCATGGTAAGAACATAAATGATAAAGACTCCGCTTCTATAGATTGTACTGGTCTGCCACAAACAGCTAAAGAGCTAGAATCACACTCAGACTCATCTGAATCTGATTCCAAGCAGAATAACTCTAAATCCTCTTTTAATCAAGAGGAAGATATAGTAGGTGAAGCAGAAGAACTGGAGACAGATACGGTTTCTATAAACTTTGAGCAGGAAAACCCAGGCCCTGCAAAACTTCGCGTCTTTTTAGCACGATACAGCTATGATCCTTTTGATGGCCCTAACAAGAATCCTGAGGCAGAGCTTCCCCTCACAGCTGGAGAGTATGTTTATATCTGTGGGGACATGGATGAAGATGGCTTCTATGAAGGGGAGCTGATGGATGGCAGAAGAGGCATGGTACCTTCAAATTTGGTAGAAGAAGTTTCGGGTAATGACCTAATAAGTTTTGTTCCTTCAGAGGCAACTGACATATCTTATCGTTGCTGTCATGAAATTGGTTGCCCCTGCCAAAATGCTAGCAGTGAAGAAAAGAGTGACAGCCCTGACGAAGACGTGTGTGTTAATCTCTTGTCCAACGGACTGGGAAGAGGACCGTGTGGTGACCAGACAGCCGTGCCTTATCCCCAGAATCTGACTCTTATCAGACAGTCTGCTAAATCCATTGTCATAGGCTGGGATCCTCCCCCTATACTAGACAACTGTGGGGAAGTGCATAGCTATAACATCTATATAAATGGAGATTTATGCTGCAATGTGAAGCCCAGCAGCCAGATGAAAGCTGTGATTGAGAACCTGGACCTAAAGTCTCGTTCCTATCGGATTTCAGTGCAAAGTGTGACGGACAAAGGAAATTCCGATAAGTTCCAATGTACTTTCCTTATAGGAAATAGTTTCCATATTTCACCGACCCACTTGGAGATTCGGGACTACACTGCAACATCTGCAGAAATCACTTGGTTGCCAAGTAATAGCAACTATAATCATACAATATATCTTAATGAAAAGGAATATGATATAACAAAGGCAGGGATCTATTGGTATACTTTCCGGAACTTAAAACCCAATAACCAGTACAATATAAAAGTAGAAACTCGGGCTCCTCATGAAGAGCTGTTTCCTCGAGGCCACTTGGAACAGAAATCGAGCGTAATTACATTTACTACCCTGTTAGCAGGGCCACCTAACGCTCCCCTGGATGTCCAAGTTCAGCCCAGTTCTTCTGCAGGGTTTCTCATTATTAGCTGGCTACCAGTAACAATTGACAAAGTGGGATCATCCAACGGGGTAAAAGTCACTGGCTATGCTATTTATATAAATGGAAAGAAAGTAACACAAGTTATGTCGCCAACGGCTGGAAGTGTTTCATTAGCGGCATCTCAGCTCCTTATGTTTCACGGATCCTGGAAGGTTTCTGTAAGAACGCTGTCCCCCTTCGGAGAGTCTGTGGATTCTGTTCCTGCTTTAATTCCACCGGTTTTATTGCACATACCTCATTCTCTATTGTCAAAACCTGTTCCCTGCCTCCAGGCTCCCGAGTCTGAAGATGGACCTTTTTACTCCCACCTGCCCAGTGCAGATAACAATTTCACAATTCACTTTACTTCTAACTGCAAAGAGCCAGACACTGCCATACCAGGGAACATTACTCAGAATCAGGGATCCTCTTCCGTGCGGTCAACTTCTCACCGTGCAAGAAGTGGAGATAAGGGTTATTCCAACCCACCTACCTCTCTTTGGAAGCAGTCTTCAGAACACGTTTTCCCTGCATTGGGATGTGGGGAATCGGCCAATTCTGTCAAAGCAGCATCGCACGTATTCGCTGAAGACACTCAGAAGGAATGGTCAGAAGAAAATTTGCATGGTAGAAACCCCACGTTTAAAAGCCAACCAGACAGCAAAAAGATCCGTGTTTATCCCGTCACCCAGTTTAGCAATATGACAGCAAACGATTCACCTTTGCAACATTATCCTGAAAATTCTGGCGCAGGTTCCTGGAGTCCTGAGTCCGGTGTATTTTCAAAAGAGTTTATACCAAAGAAGGGTCTCTTTAAGAAGAAACCCATTAAACAAAGGAAGCAGTTATGCAAAGAACTCTCTAACCTGAAGGTTTCTAAAATTGAAATGGAGCAAGTATCAAGAGCTGAAAGTTGGAAGTCTCTTCTCGGTGACCACAATTATAGTTCTGATCTCTCAGAcatagagaaagaggagaaggatagAGTGAAGTATGATGGTCAAGGAACTGAGAGGCTGCAAGAGAGGCCAACATCTCTGATAGAACTGACAAAAGAAGACATTATAACCCTCGCTTTGAGAAAGAGCCAAACCACGTCTTCAGTGCCTAATTCAAGCACTCAAAGAAGCTTAATTTTTGGAGATACATTTAACGATGACTCAGAAAGATTGTTTGTAGCACTCTTTGACTATGATCCTGTAATAACGTCTCCTAATTCTGAGGCAGCTAGAGAGGAATTATCCTTTAAAGAGGGACAGATTCTAAAAGTTATTGGAGACAAAGATGACAAGGGTTTTTACAGAGGCGAATGTGAAGAAAAACAAGGCTATATTCCTTGTCACTTGGTGTCTGAAATTTACATTGAGAGTAAGGAAGTGAAGAAACACCTGCTAAAGAAAAGATACATTATGGATGAAAACTTAGAAACAG GTTAG